Proteins encoded together in one Triticum dicoccoides isolate Atlit2015 ecotype Zavitan chromosome 7B, WEW_v2.0, whole genome shotgun sequence window:
- the LOC119340409 gene encoding ABC transporter C family member 10-like, which yields MGSLTSGELADSESQVTPFCKAGFFSKISFWWLNPLLKMGYKKPLEDEDMPLLGATDRAHNQYSMFMEKLNGKKQSPSHGTPLFFWTIVSCHRHAILVSGFFALLKVLTVTAGPIILKAFINVSLGKGTFKHEGYVLAALLFVCKCCESLSQRQWYFRTRRLGLQVRSLLSAAIYKKQQKLSNAAKMKHSSGNIMNYVIVDAYRIGESPYWFHQTWTTSVQLCISLAILYNAVGAAMISSLVVIILTVLSNVPLARLQHKSKSKLMEAQDVRLKAMSESLVHMKVLKLYAWESHFKKVIEGLRKVEYKWLSAFQLRRAYNIFMFWSSPVLVSAATFLTCYLLEIPLDASSVFTFMATLHLVQDPIRLVPEVIAAVIQAKVAFIRISKFLDAPELNGQVRKKYYVGIDYPIAMNSCSFSWEESTSKQTLKNINLIVKGGEKIAICGEVGSGKSTLLAAVLGEVPKIEGMIQVCGKIAYVSQNAWIQSGTVQENILFGSPMDGERYHNTIARCSLVKDLEMLPYGDCTQIGERGINLSGGQKQRVQLARALYQNADIYLLDDPFSAVDAHTATSLFNEYVMSALSDKTVLLVTHQVDFLPVFDSILLMSDGEVIRSAPYQDLLADCEEFKDLVNAHKDTTGVSDLNNNIPTRRPEEVSIKETHDIHRSRYTESVKLSPADQLIKKEERETGDAGVKPYMLYLRQNKGLLYFSLCMISYTMFVAGQILQNWWMAANVQNPHVSTLKLISVYIIMGVCTMFFLLSRSFVVVVLGIQTSRSLFSQLLNSLFRAPMSFFDSTPLGRVLSRVSLDLSIVDLDVPFSFAFSLGASLSAFSNLGVLVVITWQVLFVSVPVIVLAIWLQRYYLASAKELMRINGTTKSDLANHLGESISGAITIRAFEEEDRFFAKNLDLVDKNASPYFYNFAATEWLIQRLEIMTAGVLSFSAFVMALLPQGTFSPGFVGMALSYGLSLNFAFVVSIEMQCKLANQIISVERVNQYMDIRSEAAEVVEENRPLSDWPQNGNVDIRDLQIRYRKDAPLVLHGITCRFEGGDKIGIVGRTGSGKTTLIGALFRLVEPAEGQIIIDSVDISTIGLHDLRSHLGIIPQDPTLFQGTVRYNLDPLGQFSDQQIWEVLDKCQLLETVQEKEHGLDSHVVEDGSNWSMGQRQLFCLGRALLRRCRILVLDEATASIDNATDAVLQKTIRTEFKHCTVITVAHRIPTVMDCDMVLAMRDGRVVEYDKPIKLMETEGSLFRNLVNEYWSYTSNENI from the exons ATGGGTTCCCTCACAA GCGGTGAGCTAGCTGACTCTGAGAGTCAGGTGACTCCCTTCTGTAAAGCTGGGTTTTTCAGCAAGATATCATTTTGGTGGTTGAATCCTCTATTGAAGATGGGCTACAAGAAACCTCTTGAGGACGAAGACATGCCACTTCTAGGCGCCACAGATCGAGCACACAACCAGTACTCGATGTTCATGGAGAAACTGAATGGCAAGAAGCAGTCGCCATCACACGGCACACCATTATTCTTCTGGACTATTGTTTCCTGTCACAGGCATGCCATCTTGGTGTCAGGTTTCTTTGCTTTGCTCAAGGTTCTAACGGTAACTGCTGGCCCAATAATTCTCAAGGCATTCATCAATGTATCACTTGGGAAAGGGACCTTTAAACACGAAGGCTATGTGCTCGCTGCGTTACTGTTCGTCTGCAAATGCTGTGAATCGTTGTCACAGAGACAGTGGTATTTCCGCACTAGGAGATTAGGACTGCAGGTGAGGTCACTCCTGTCAGCTGCTATTTATAAGAAACAACAGAAGCTATCAAATGCAGCAAAAATGAAGCACTCTTCTGGAAATATTATGAACTATGTGATCGTCGATGCGTATCGGATTGGGGAATCCCCATACTGGTTCCATCAAACATGGACGACAAGTGTTCAGCTTTGCATTTCTCTGGCAATTCTATACAATGCGGTTGGTGCTGCAATGATTTCATCTTTGGTTGTCATCATTCTGACCGTATTGTCCAACGTTCCATTGGCCAGACTGCAACACAAATCTAAGAGTAAACTTATGGAAGCACAAGATGTGAGATTGAAAGCCATGTCTGAGTCATTAGTTCATATGAAGGTCTTGAAACTTTATGCATGGGAATCTCACTTCAAGAAGGTCATCGAGGGGTTGAGAAAGGTTGAGTACAAGTGGTTGTCAGCATTCCAGCTTAGGAGGGCATACAACATTTTCATGTTCTGGTCTTCACCTGTTCTGGTTTCGGCAGCGACCTTTCTGACATGCTATCTTCTGGAAATCCCTCTTGATGCTAGCAGTGTCTTCACCTTTATGGCAACTCTACATCTTGTGCAAGACCCAATAAGGTTAGTACCAGAAGTTATTGCAGCCGTGATACAGGCTAAGGTTGCGTTCATTCGAATATCAAAGTTCCTTGATGCACCTGAGCTAAACGGGCAAGTTAGGAAGAAATATTATGTTGGCATTGATTACCCTATAGCGATGAATTCATGTAGCTTCTCGTGGGAGGAGAGCACATCAAAACAAACTCTAAAGAATATAAATCTGATAGTCAAAGGTGGAGAAAAGATTGCGATTTGTGGAGAGGTAGGATCAGGAAAGTCGACACTTTTGGCTGCTGTACTCGGAGAGGTCCCCAAAATTGAAGGCATG ATCCAAGTCTGCGGGAAAATAGCTTATGTTTCTCAGAATGCATGGATCCAATCAGGAACTGTGCAAGAAAATATTCTCTTTGGATCACCGATGGACGGGGAAAGATACCACAACACAATCGCAAGGTGCTCGTTGGTCAAGGACCTTGAAATGTTGCCATATGGAGATTGTACCCAAATTGGGGAGAGAGGCATAAATCTTAGTGGTGGTCAGAAGCAGCGCGTTCAGCTTGCTCGTGCACTATACCAAAATGCAGACATCTATCTTCTTGATGACCCTTTCAGTGCTGTTGATGCCCATACTGCCACAAGTCTCTTCAAT GAATATGTCATGAGTGCTCTATCAGACAAGACCGTACTTTTGGTGACGCACCAAGTGGATTTTTTACCTGTATTTGACTCCATTTTG TTAATGTCAGATGGAGAGGTTATTCGGTCTGCACCTTATCAAGATCTATTGGCAGATTGTGAAGAATTTAAAGACCTTGTAAATGCCCATAAAGATACTACTGGTGTTTCGGATCTTAATAACAATATACCCACTCGAAGACCTGAGGAAGTATCAATAAAGGAGACACATGATATTCATCGAAGTAGATATACAGAGTCTGTGAAGCTATCACCGGCAGATCAACTGATCAAGAAAGAGGAAAGAGAAACAGGGGATGCAGGTGTTAAGCCTTATATGCTTTACCTGCGCCAGAACAAAGGCCTCCTGTATTTCTCTTTGTGTATGATTTCCTACACAATGTTTGTAGCTGGGCAAATATTACAGAATTGGTGGATGGCTGCTAATGTCCAAAATCCTCATGTTAGTACACTGAAATTAATTTCTGTGTACATTATTATGGGAGTTTGCACAATGTTCTTCTTGCTATCAAGATCTTTTGTAGTTGTTGTTCTTGGGATCCAGACATCAAGATCCTTATTTTCCCAGCTGCTCAATTCATTGTTCCGTGCACCAATGTCATTTTTTGATTCTACTCCTCTTGGAAGGGTTCTTAGCCGG GTCTCTTTAGATTTGAGTATCGTTGACCTTGATGTTCCATTTTCCTTTGCGTTTAGTCTTGGTGCGAGCTTAAGTGCATTTAGCAATCTAGGGGTATTGGTTGTTATCACATGGCAAGTTCTGTTTGTATCCGTGCCAGTGATAGTTTTGGCAATTTGGTTGCAG AGGTACTATCTTGCCTCCGCCAAGGAATTGATGCGGATCAATGGTACTACCAAGTCTGATCTAGCAAATCACTTAGGTGAATCGATTTCAGGGGCTATAACAATAAGAGCCTTTGAGGAAGAAGATCGTTTCTTTGCTAAAAATTTGGATCTTGTTGACAAGAATGCCAGTCCATATTTCTATAATTTTGCAGCAACTGAATGGTTGATTCAACGTCTGGAGATAATGACCGCTGGAGTTCTTTCTTTTTCTGCCTTCGTCATGGCCCTCCTTCCTCAAGGAACCTTTAGCCCTG GTTTTGTGGGAATGGCATTGTCCTATGGTCTTTCCCTAAACTTTGCGTTTGTTGTCTCTATTGAAATGCAATGCAAACTTGCGAATCAAATAATCTCCGTGGAACGGGTGAACCAGTACATGGACATACGAAGTGAAGCAGCAGAAGTTGTTGAAGAAAATCGACCGTTATCAGATTGGCCCCAAAATGGCAATGTGGATATTAGGGATTTGCAG atcaggtataGGAAAGATGCTCCCCTTGTACTACATGGAATCACTTGCAGGTTTGAAGGTGGAGATAAGATTGGTATAGTTGGTCGAACGGGAAGTGGCAAGACAACGTTAATTGGTGCATTGTTTCGTCTTGTTGAACCCGCCGAAGGGCAAATAATTATAGACTCTGTGGACATCAGCACGATAGGCTTGCATGACCTGCGTTCACATTTGGGTATCATTCCACAAGATCCAACACTTTTTCAGGGTACAGTAAGATACAATCTAGATCCTCTTGGGCAATTCTCAGATCAACAAATATGGGAG GTTCTTGACAAATGTCAACTTCTTGAAACTGTCCAGGAGAAGGAACATGGATTGGATTCACATG TTGTGGAAGACGGGTCGAACTGGAGTATGGGTCAAAGGCAGCTCTTCTGTCTGGGACGCGCACTTTTGAGAAGATGCCGCATCTTAGTTCTGGATGAAGCGACAGCCTCTATAGACAATGCAACAGATGCTGTCCTTCAGAAAACGATCCGGACAGAATTCAAACATTGCACCGTTATTACAGTTGCACACCGTATACCAACAGTTATGGACTGCGATATGGTACTTGCAATGAGAGACG GGAGAGTAGTGGAGTATGACAAACCTATAAAGCTCATGGAAACTGAAGGATCTCTCTTCCGCAACCTGGTCAACGAGTACTGGTCATACACATCGAACGAAAATATCTAG